The Cylindrospermum stagnale PCC 7417 genome segment AGTTTCAAGAAGCTCTAGAAAAGATAAAAAAAGCACCTAAAAGAGTAGAGGTGTTGCAGTTGGTATTGGATGGACATACTAATGCTAAAATTGCTGAGTTAAAAACACTTGATGAAGGAACTGTACGCAAGCATATTTCTAATCTATATAAAAATTTTGGTATTAAGAATGAATTTCCAGGTGATAAACCTTTAAAAGACCAATTAAAGGCTTTATTCCTCCAGCATAAACCGGAATGGGTAAGAGATTATTCTTCTGAACTCACAACTGAAATTAGTAACCAATCTAAAAATCAAATTCATGACAGCATATCTTCTTTAGTTCCGTCAAATAGCGAATTCTTTACAGAAATTGAAGAAGATTTGATGTCCTTAGCAGTCAGTATACTAGAGCAGCTTGGTTTTGACCAAAAGTTTAAGATGAATGGGGGAGGAAATTGTGTAGGTTATAGACTTAAAAATCCTGGAACAGCAGATAAACGCTATCAATTATTTATTCAAGGACTATACAGGGATTAATTATTTCTATTAATAAAGATATTTTAGAACCATATTTACTCAAGTTTTTTTATTATGTACATATAGGTCACTGTTGGGGTGAGAACACAGCAGGAAAATTCTTGGTAATACCTGGTAGAGAAAAACTTTTCTTAGAGTCACTTGATCCTAAATACTGGAATGTATTAGAAGTTGAAGGTAAAACCGTAGGTGATGTTTATTTAAATGACCGAGAGAATCCAGAATATTATGATTATACAACGGAGGATATAACTAAGAAATGTCTGAATGGCTTGAATGAATATTATGTGAGTAACGTTGAAAGCTATTTAGTGATTTATGAGGATAATGAATTCAGTTATACATGGAAGATGATTATAGAGTCAAGAGAAGTATTAAAAGAACTTCTTAGTTTTTTCGGTAAAATCTTAATGAGTATACAGCCGGATGATACATCTGATAATGATGATATACCTTTTTAAAAAAGCAGCTTTCATTGTATATATGACTTGTTTTAAAATATCGCCTTTTTCACCCCTGCGCCATTGAAGCCGCTACGATAAGATGAAAGTGAAGTCTTCAGCACCAAACCCAAACCTATAATTAACAGATATATCCCCTCTCGCTTTTAATTGCCTGATATTGTGGGGTCAATACTTTAAGTATAAATACATATTTTCTCTACGCCCTAAGACTAAACATATTTCTTGTAATGTAAATATTTTGACTCTGTAAAGTTTGCCAATAAAATCGCTTATTGGCTTGACATAGGATATATGAGTAGTAGAATCAACACTAAGCAAACCTAAATCTGGGCAAAGAATGCTTAAGTGTGTAGAAAATTACTACTTAAGCACGTTATGACTCACCACCTATCGGATAAAACCATTCCGCGTTAGGATGATGAGTCAGTGATGCCTTAATTTAGATATCAATATTGAGTTTTTAAGATTGTATGGACAGAAGTCCACCAGATGGCAGTACCAACCTCCTCTAAGCTGGCGAGACAGTCTCCCAGCGAGGGGGAGACCTTAGGAGGCATTTATCATGCTCATGCAAGACGTTCGCAATTCATTAGACATTGCCGATCTGAATCAGCTGAAATGCGATTTAAATCATTTACAACCGGTGGATGTGGGGGAGTACATTTCAGAATTGCCTGAACAACAGCGGGCGATCGCATTTCGGCTACTCAACAAAGGGCAAGCAATCGATGTATTTGAATATTTGCCAACAGACGTCCAGGAAGAACTGATCAACTCCCTGCATGATGCCCAAGTAGTGCATCTTGTGGAAGAAATGAGTCCTGATGAACGGGCAGAATTGTTTGACGAACTCCCGGCTGGAGTTATCAAACGCTTATTAAAAGAACTGAGTCCCGAACAAAGGCAAGCTACAGCCACAATTCTCGGCTATCCAGAAGGCACCGCTGGGCGGGTGATGACAACCGAATATGTGCGGCTGCGGGAAGGATTGACTGTGGGCGAAGCCTTAAGTAAAATCCGGCGTCAAGACGAAGACAAGGAGACAATTTATTATGCCTACGTCACTGATGATAACCGCACCTTGGTAAGCGTTGTTTCTTTGCGTCAGTTGTTATTTACCTTTCCCGAAGTTTTAATTAGAGATATTGCTAGCGATCGCGTCATCAAGGTAAAAACCGAAGCCTCCCAGGAAGAAGTTGCCCAAATCATGAAACGCTATGACTTAATCGCTATCCCCGTAGTTGATCGGGAAGATCGATTAGTCGGCATTATCACCATTGATGATGTAGTCGATATTTTGGAAGAAGAAGCTACAGAAGATATCCAAAAACTGGCGGGTGTAAGTGGTGACGAAGGGGCTTTATCCTCGCCCCTAGCCACAATTATCAACCGTTTACCTTGGTTGCTGGGGATTATGGGGCTTTATATTGGTGCAGCCAGTGCGATCGCCCCATTCCAATCTGTAATTGCCGCCGTGCCAGTTCTCGCCGTGATCATGCCAATTTTTTCTAATACTGGTGGCACTGTGGGCATTCAAGCTTTAACAGTCACAATTCGCGGCTTGGGTGTGGGCGAAGTCACACCTAAAGACACGCTAAAAATTCTCCGCAAAGAACTTTTAGCCGGTGCAGGTACCGCCCTAGCTTTAGGCATAACCATGATCCTGCTTTCCCTGATTTGGGCCCGCCCTCAAGAGAGATGGGTGGCTTTAGTTGCTGGAATGGTGATGGTAACTAATACAATTGTTGCCGTCACACTCGGCACTTTACTCCCAATGGGGTTAAAGCGACTCAAGCTTGATCCTGCCTTGGTTAGTGGGCCGTTATTAACAACTATGCTCGATTCAATCGGGTTTTTAACCTTCCTGACTCTGATTTCTTTGGCTTTGAAAGTTTTCCATTTAAAACCTTAATCAAAACCACTTCCAAAGGCTTGATAGATGCGTAAT includes the following:
- a CDS encoding helix-turn-helix domain-containing protein yields the protein MNKQQFQEALEKIKKAPKRVEVLQLVLDGHTNAKIAELKTLDEGTVRKHISNLYKNFGIKNEFPGDKPLKDQLKALFLQHKPEWVRDYSSELTTEISNQSKNQIHDSISSLVPSNSEFFTEIEEDLMSLAVSILEQLGFDQKFKMNGGGNCVGYRLKNPGTADKRYQLFIQGLYRD
- the mgtE gene encoding magnesium transporter, which produces MLMQDVRNSLDIADLNQLKCDLNHLQPVDVGEYISELPEQQRAIAFRLLNKGQAIDVFEYLPTDVQEELINSLHDAQVVHLVEEMSPDERAELFDELPAGVIKRLLKELSPEQRQATATILGYPEGTAGRVMTTEYVRLREGLTVGEALSKIRRQDEDKETIYYAYVTDDNRTLVSVVSLRQLLFTFPEVLIRDIASDRVIKVKTEASQEEVAQIMKRYDLIAIPVVDREDRLVGIITIDDVVDILEEEATEDIQKLAGVSGDEGALSSPLATIINRLPWLLGIMGLYIGAASAIAPFQSVIAAVPVLAVIMPIFSNTGGTVGIQALTVTIRGLGVGEVTPKDTLKILRKELLAGAGTALALGITMILLSLIWARPQERWVALVAGMVMVTNTIVAVTLGTLLPMGLKRLKLDPALVSGPLLTTMLDSIGFLTFLTLISLALKVFHLKP